The genomic DNA GATCTTCATGGAATGATTGTAGCCCCAACCGTATCCTTTTCTCCTCGGCAATCGTGCGGCCGCACCACGATTCTCCGACGCAACTGAACAGAACAGCTTCAACGAAAACCCAACAGTCGAGCTGCGCACATTACATTGCTGAAGACAACGGTTGAGTTATGACCTACATTAAGGTGTACAAAAAAGCATCACTCATTTTCTGACGGCGGGGCGGGGAGGCCACTATGGCGATCAGAAGCAAACGGGCGAGCGTACTCGCCTTCTTGGCGGCGTGCGCTTGGTGCGCCGCCAGCCCGGCGGTGGCATCGCCGATCCTGCTGGACTGGAGCCCGCAGGCCTTGCTGGGCGCCACGTCCGGCAACGCGTACAGCAATATCAACGGGGGCCAGCATTTCGCGGAGGTCGTGTCGTTTGCCGTCAACACGCTGGTAGATGGGATGGCCATCTATTCAGGCGATGGCTATGGCGGCGTTGGCACCCTGGTCGACATCGCGATCTGGGCCGACGACGCCGGCCGCCCCGGCGCACTGCTGGGCCGCTTCGGCAGCGCGATCGACATCGTCGACCTGGACGGCACCAGCAGCGGCAACGTGCGCAAGCACGCGCAGTTCGCCGGCTTTACGATGGCGGCGGATGTGTCGTACTGGATCGGCATGGCGGGGCATACCATCGAGCTGGCGCAGACGGCCGTGCGCGAGGCCAACGGCGGCGATGGCCAGATGGCCCAGTTCACCGGCCGCGGCAGCTACCTGGGCCAGGCCGGCGTGGGCGACATGGCGTTCCGGCTGTACGGCACGGCACTCGGCCCGCAGCAGCACGTGGCGATCCCGCTGCCCGGCACCCTGCCCTTGTTCGGGCTGGCGGGCGTGGGCCTGCTGGCGGTACGCCGGCGCCGCTCAGCCTGAGAACTTGCGCAGCTGGCGCGGCAGTTGCAGGATTGCCTCGGCATTCGACGGGCTGAAGCATTTGTCGGCCGCGGCAAGGTAGGGCAGCCACACGTAATCGACGTGCTCGCGCGGCGCCAGGGTGATGGCGATGTCGCGCGGCACCTCCACGCTGAACACGTGCTCCGTGTTGTGCGTCACGCCCGGCGCGTAGCGATGGCGCCAGACCGGGTAGATTTCATAGACGTTCGACAGCTGCCAGTCGCGCAGCACGATGCGCTCGCCATCGGCATGGATGCCAGTTTCCTCGAACAATTCACGGGTGGCGGTGGCCAGCAACGGCTCGTCCGGCGCGTCCAGCGAGCCCGTGACCGACTGCCAGAAGCCGGGATTGCCGGCGCGCTCGATCAGCAGGACGTCGAGGTCGGCGGTGTGGATGACGACTAATACCGATTCCGGGAT from Pseudoduganella armeniaca includes the following:
- the nudB gene encoding dihydroneopterin triphosphate diphosphatase, which encodes MTHKIPESVLVVIHTADLDVLLIERAGNPGFWQSVTGSLDAPDEPLLATATRELFEETGIHADGERIVLRDWQLSNVYEIYPVWRHRYAPGVTHNTEHVFSVEVPRDIAITLAPREHVDYVWLPYLAAADKCFSPSNAEAILQLPRQLRKFSG